From Zingiber officinale cultivar Zhangliang chromosome 5B, Zo_v1.1, whole genome shotgun sequence, the proteins below share one genomic window:
- the LOC121985068 gene encoding sucrose-phosphate synthase-like yields the protein MAGNEWINGYLEAILDSGGAVADDQKVSSPVSVRDGGGGGHFNPIKYFVEEVVTGVDETDLHRTWIKVVATRNSRERSTRLENMCWRIWHLTRKKKQFEWEDAQRSANRRREREQGLRDAAEDMSEDLSEGEKGDTVAEMVPCETPRKKFQRNFSDIQLWSDDDKEKKLYIVLISLHGLVRGENMELGRDSDTGGQVKYVVELARALAMTPRVYRVDLFTRQVTSPDVDWSYGEPTEMLTSRTHDHNGNHVGESAGAYIIRVPCGPRDTYLRKELLWPYLQEFVDGALAHILNMSRVLGEQIGGGQPVWPYVIHGHYADAGDVAALLSGALNVPMVLTGHSLGRNKLEQLLKQGRQSKEDIDATYKIMRRIEAEELSLDAAELVITSTGQEIDEQWGLYDGFDVKLERVLRVRAKRGVNCHGRHMPRMVVIPPGMDFSSVAIQEDTADVDGDLDLTGADEASPRSLPPIWSEVMRFFTNPHKPMILALSRPDPKKNITTLLKAFGECRPLRELANLTLIMGNRDDIDEMSSGNASVLTMVLKLIDKYDLYGLVAYPKHHKQSDVPDIYRLAAKTKGVFINPALVEPFGLTLIEAAAHGLPMVATKNGGPVDIHGALHNGLLVDPHDQRAIAEALLKLVSEKNLWHECRKNGWKNIHLFSWPEHCRTYLSRIAACRIRHPQWKTDTPTDDTVLDEESFGDSLMDVYDSSLRLSVDGERSLLGTSLGHDPTELEKVAQEHNDPEMQDQVRRILSKIKNQTPKPQATDNIDKQNKIAGNSSNKYPLLRRRRWLYVIAADCYDSNGAPEKKMLQVIQDLFKAVSSDAQMSKISGFALSTAMPISMVLNLLKSGKIPATDFDALICSSGSEVYYPGTAQCTDAEGKLCADPDYATHIEYRWGCDDVKRALLKLMNSSTTIIEEDFESRNAYCISFKVKDPTQANTVEDLRQKLRMRGLRSHIMYCRNSTRLQVVPLLASRSQALRYLYVRWGLNVADMYVILGERGDTDHEELISGYHKTVIMKGIVGKGSDDLLRSAGSYQKEDTVPKESPFITYANDGIAADELMRVIRQASRNTPGM from the exons ATGGCGGGGAACGAGTGGATAAATGGATACTTGGAGGCGATTCTGGACAGCGGCGGCGCTGTGGCGGACGACCAGAAGGTGTCCTCGCCGGTGAGCGTGAGAGATGGCGGCGGTGGCGGGCATTTCAATCCCATCAAGTATTTCGTGGAGGAGGTGGTTACCGGCGTCGACGAGACAGATCTCCACCGGACGTGGATCAAGGTGGTGGCGACTCGCAACTCGCGGGAGAGGAGCACGAGGCTCGAGAACATGTGCTGGCGCATCTGGCACCTCACTCGCAAGAAGAAACAG TTTGAATGGGAGGATGCTCAAAGGTCGGCAAATCGTAGAAGGGAACGGGAGCAGGGCCTGCGAGATGCAGCAGAGGACATGTCCGAAGACCTCTCAGAGGGGGAGAAAGGCGACACAGTAGCCGAAATGGTGCCATGCGAGACACCGAGGAAAAAATTTCAGAGAAACTTCTCCGATATCCAGCTCTGGTCGGATGACGATAAAGAGAAGAAACTCTACATCGTACTCATCAGCTTGCATGGCCTTGTTCGGGGTGAAAACATGGAATTAGGAAGAGATTCAGATACAGGTGGTCAG GTGAAATACGTAGTGGAGCTTGCTCGAGCTCTAGCGATGACGCCGAGGGTCTACAGGGTCGATCTCTTCACTCGTCAAGTAACGTCTCCCGATGTAGACTGGAGTTACGGGGAGCCGACGGAGATGTTAACCTCACGTACCCACGATCATAATGGAAATCATGTCGGAGAGAGTGCTGGAGCTTACATTATACGCGTACCTTGTGGTCCGAGGGATACGTATCTTCGGAAAGAACTGCTTTGGCCTTATCTACAGGAATTCGTAGATGGAGCTTTAGCTCACATTCTCAATATGTCGAGGGTGTTGGGGGAGCAGATCGGCGGGGGGCAACCTGTTTGGCCTTACGTGATTCACGGCCATTATGCCGATGCCGGTGATGTGGCTGCTCTGCTTTCAGGCGCACTGAACGTTCCCATGGTTCTCACGGGCCATTCGTTGGGGAGGAACAAACTGGAACAACTTCTGAAACAGGGGAGACAGTCCAAGGAGGATATCGACGCCACGTATAAGATAATGAGGCGAATCGAAGCAGAGGAGCTCTCCTTGGACGCAGCTGAGCTTGTCATAACGAGCACTGGACAAGAGATCGATGAGCAGTGGGGTCTTTATGATGGTTTCGACGTCAAACTCGAGAGGGTGTTGAGAGTCCGAGCTAAACGGGGAGTCAACTGCCATGGGCGACACATGCCGAGAATGGTGGTTATCCCTCCTGGTATGGATTTCAGTAGTGTAGCGATCCAGGAAGATACAGCTGATGTTGATGGAGACTTAGATCTTACTGGTGCAGACGAGGCTTCGCCTAGATCGCTTCCACCTATATGGTCCGAG GTTATGCGTTTCTTTACAAATCCTCACAAACCGATGATCTTGGCTTTATCGAGACCAGACCCTAAGAAGAACATCACCACCCTTCTGAAAGCTTTTGGAGAATGTCGTCCGCTGCGAGAGCTTGCTAATCTC ACATTGATCATGGGAAATAGAGATGACATAGATGAGATGTCTAGTGGCAATGCTAGTGTTCTCACAATGGTGTTGAAATTGATCGACAAGTATGATCTCTACGGACTCGTGGCTTACCCTAAGCATCACAAGCAATCCGATGTTCCTGACATATACAGACTTGCTGCAAAAACAAAGGGGGTTTTCATAAACCCAGCTCTAGTAGAACCTTTTGGACTTACCTTAATCGAG GCTGCTGCTCATGGACTCCCAATGGTGGCCACCAAAAATGGAGGACCTGTAGATATTCATGGG GCCTTGCACAACGGACTACTCGTCGACCCTCATGATCAGAGGGCTATTGCTGAAGCACTACTGAAGCTGGTCTCAGAGAAGAATCTGTGGCATGAATGCAGGAAAAATGGGTGGAAGAACATCCATCTCTTCTCATGGCCTGAGCATTGCCGAACTTATCTTTCTAGAATAGCCGCTTGCAGGATAAGACATCCACAATGGAAGACAGACACTCCGACAGATGACACCGTCCTCGACGAGGAATCATTCGGAGACTCTCTGATGGATGTCTACGACTCATCTCTTCGGCTTTCCGTCGACGGTGAGAGAAGCCTTTTAGGCACTTCGCTGGGGCATGATCCTACTGAGCTAGAGAAAGTTGCACAAGAACATAACGACCCCGAGATGCAGGATCAAGTGAGAAGAATCCTGAGCAAGATAAAGAACCAAACACCCAAACCGCAGGCCACCGATAACATCGATAAGCAAAATAAGATTGCAGGGAATTCTAGCAATAAGTATCCACTTCTCCGAAGGCGCAGATGGCTATACGTGATAGCTGCTGATTGTTACGATAGCAATGGAGCTCCTGAGAAGAAAATGTTGCAGGTGATACAGGACCTCTTCAAGGCTGTAAGCTCAGATGCTCAAATGTCGAAGATCTCGGGTTTTGCTCTCTCGACAGCGATGCCTATTTCTATGGTTCTGAACTTGTTGAAGTCGGGGAAGATTCCGGCCACAGATTTTGATGCTCTGATATGTAGCAGTGGAAGTGAAGTTTATTACCCAGGCACCGCTCAGTGCACAGATGCAGAAGGAAAGCTGTGTGCCGACCCTGATTATGCCACACACATCGAGTACCGCTGGGGATGCGACGATGTCAAGAGGGCATTGCTAAAGTTGATGAACTCGTCTACTACCATCATAGAGGAGGATTTCGAGTCGAGGAATGCCTACTGTATATCATTTAAGGTTAAAGATCCTACTCAG GCAAATACTGTCGAGGATCTCCGTCAGAAGCTTAGAATGCGCGGCCTGCGATCCCATATTATGTATTGCAGGAACTCTACCAGGTTGCAGGTTGTTCCTCTGCTGGCATCAAGGTCTCAAGCACTCAG GTACTTGTATGTCCGCTGGGGTCTAAATGTTGCTGACATGTATGTGATTCTGGGAGAAAGAGGTGATACAGATCATGAAGAGCTTATATCGGGATATCATAAAACAGTGATCATGAAAGGGATTGTGGGGAAAGGATCAGATGACCTGCTAAGAAGTGCTGGAAGCTACCAAAAGGAAGATACAGTTCCGAAGGAAAGCCCCTTCATTACTTATGCGAACGATGGAATCGCGGCCGACGAGCTGATGAGAGTGATAAGACAAGCATCCAGAAACACGCCCGGAATGTGA